The genomic stretch CCTTCGTGGAGCCCACGAAGCCGACCGCCGCGATGCCGGGATGGTCGCAGATGCTCTCGACCATTTCCCGGCCCCCGTGCACGACCGAGAAGACGCCGTCCGGCAGACCCGCCTCGTGCAGGATCTCCGCCGTCTCCATGCCGCCCAGCGGCGTCTGCTCCGAGGGCTTGAGGATGAAGGCGTTGCCCGTCCCGATCGCCAGCGGCACCATCCACAGCGGCACCATGAAGGGGAAGTTGAACGGCGTGATGCCGGCCACGACGCCCAGCGGATAGCGCTGGGTGCGGCATTCGACGCCCTGGCCGACCATCAGCACGCGGTCGGTCGCGATCTGGGGCAGGCTCGAGGCGTATTCGATGCACTCGACGCCCCGGATGATGCTGCCCAGGGCCTCGGCCATGGTCTTGCCGTTCTCGCGTACGACCACTTCCGCCAGGCGGTCCTGTTCGCGCTCGACGATATGCTTCATGCGGAACAGGACCTGCACGCGGTCCTTGAGGGGCGTCTCGGCCCAGGCTTTCTGCGCCGCCGCGGCGGCGGCGACGGCCCTGTCCAGCTCGGCGGCGCCGCAGAGCGGCACCTCGACGATGGTCTCGCCCGTGGCGGGATTGGTGACCGGCAGGTATGCGTCGGCCTTGGCCGCGACCAGCTTGCCGCCGATGTAGTTCTTCAGCTTCTCAGTCATCGTTGCCTCCTGCGGACTTTCGCGGCAGCCACTGTCCGCGTCCCGCCTTGCCCACGACCTTGTAATCGTCCACCACGACCTCGCCGCGCGAGATGGTGGTGCGCGAGAAACCGGCCAGTTCCCGGCCGGCGTAGGGATTCCAGTCACAGTTGGTCTCCATCCGCGCCGGGTCCACCTGCAGGGTGCTGCCGGGATGGAAGATGCACAGATCGGCGTCGGCGCCCACGGCGACGGCGCCCTTGCGCGGGGCCAGTCCCATGATCCGCGCCGGGTTGCCGGCCAGCTTCTCGGCCAGCTCCGTCAGGGTCAGGCGGCCGCCGAGCACACCGTCCGTGTAGCAGACCGGCAGCAGGGTCTCCAGCCCGGGCATGCCCATGGGGATCTTGGTGAAATCCCCCTTCCACATGGCCTTCTGCGCGCGCGTGAAGGTGCAGGTGTCGGTGGAGATGTTGCTCACTTCGCCGTCCTTGAGCCCCTGCCACAGCCGCGCCGCATCGGCCTTGGTCTTGAGCTGGGGGCAGGTGGCGAAGAGGTGGCCGTCCTCGCGCTTGAAGACCGAGTCGTCCAGGGAGAGGTACTGGGCACAGGTCTCGGCCAGCACCTTGACGCCGCGCTGCTGCGCGTCGCGGATCAGGTCGGCGCCCCTGCCCGTGGACATGTGCACCACGAACAGCGGGCCGCCGGTGATCTCGCTCCAGGTGATGGCCCGCTGGATGGCCTCGGCCTCGATGTAGTCGGGGCGCGAGAGGGTATGCAGGTACGCGCCCTGCTTCTTCATCTGCTCGGGCGTGTGGTAGCGCGCGATCAGCTCGTCCAGCACGCGTGCGCTCTCGGCGTGCACCATCAGCATGCCGCCCAGGTCGCGCATCCTCTCGAGGGTGTTGAAGAGCGTCCGGTCGTCGGACATCCAGCCCTCGCTCTCGTAGATCATGAACTCCTTGAAGGTGGGGATGCCCTCCGCGATCAGCGGCTCGACATCGCTCTGGTGGCGGTTCCAGTCGGTGATGCAGACGTGGAAGGCGTAATCGATCAGGGCCTTGCCCTCGGCCTTGGCGTGCCAGTTGTCGACGGCGTCGCGCAGGGTGTCGTCGCCGTAGGGGATGGCGAAGTCGATCAGCGTGGTCACGCCGCCGCGGGCGCCGGCGCGGGTGCCGCTGCGGTAGTCGTCCGAGCTCACGGTGCCGCAGAACGGCAGCTCGAGGTGCACGTGCACGTCCAGCACGCCGGGAAAGACGATGTGGCCGCCCGCGTCGATGACCTCGGCGCCCGCGGGCTCGGCGGCCAGGCCGGCCGCGAGCGCCGCGATCTTACCGCCGGCGATGGCCACGTCCACGGCCCGCTCGCCCTCGGGCGTGACGACCGTGCCGCCGGTGATGATCTTGTCGTAGGCCATGGTTCATACCCTCCCGAGCGCGTCGTCGAGGACTTCCAGGGCGAATTCCACGTCCGCGGTCGTGATGCACATGGGCGGCTTGATGCGCAGCACGTTGCCGTAGAAGCCGCCCTTGCCCACCAGCAGTCCCTGGTCCTTGGCGATCTCCAGCAGGGCGATCGCCTCTGTGTTGGCGGGCTCCTTGGTGACGCGGTCGCGCACCAGCTCGACGCCGAGCATCAGGCCCTTGCCGCGCACGTCGCCGATCAGGTCGTGCGTCTGCTGCAGCTTCTGCAGGCCGGCCTTGAAGCGGCCGCCGACCTCGCGGCAGTTCTTCTGCAGCTGCTCCTGCTCGATCACGTCCAGCACCGCCGCGCCGGCGGCCATCGAGACCGGGTTGCCGCCGAAGGTGTTGAAATGGATGCGCGAGGTGAAGGCCGCGGCGATCTCGGCGGTGGTCGTCACGGCGCCCAGGGGGAAGCCGTTGCCGATGCCCTTGGCCATGACCACCATGTCGGGTTTCACCCCGTAGTTCTCGAAACCCCAGTAGTGGTCGCCGGTCCGCCCGAAACCGGTCTGCACCTCGTCGGCGATGCACACGCCGCCGTGCTCGCGGATCACGGCGTAGGCCTCGGGCAGATAGTTGGCGGCGCCGCAGGTCACGCCGCCGACGCCCTGGATCGGCTCGGCGATGAAGGCCGCCACCTGGCCCGGCGTCGAGAAGCGGATCAGCTCGCGGATGTCCTCGGCGCACTTGGTGGCGATCTGTTCGGGCGAGCCCGCGAACTTGCTGCGATAGGGATCGGGGCACGCGGCGTGGTGGACCCGGCCCCCCGTATGCAGCGGGAACTTCCAGGTGCTGTGCGAGGTCAGGCCCATGGCCGTGGTCGTGCCGCCGTGATAGGCGTTGCGCACCGCGATCACGTCCTCGCGTCCGGTGTACATGCGCGCCATGGCGATCGCCAGCTCGTTGGCCTCGCTGCCGCTGTTGGTGAAGTAGGTCACGTCCAGGCCGTCGGGCATCTTGGCCGCCAGCTTGGCGCCCAGCTGGGGGAAATTGGGATGCAGGTACAGGGTGGTGGCGTGCTGCAGCTTCTCCACCTGTTCGATGACGCGCCGGTTGACCACCGGATGGCTGTGACCGCAGGAGACCGTGACGATGCCGGCGAACAGGTCCAGGTAGCGCTTGCCCGTCTCGTCGAAGAGGTACTGCAGCGCGCCCTCGACGATCATCAGGGGCTCCTTGTAGAGGGTGAATATCACCGGGTGGCAGTACGCGGCCCGCAGGGCGCGCACCTCGTCCTTGGTGGGGCCGTCGTAGGGCCGGGGTGTGTGGCCACAGGGTGGCAGCGTGCTCATGACGCGACCTCTTTCGTTGACTGGGGAGAGGACGAACCGAGCGCCAGGAAGACCAGGCCGGACAGGGCCAGGCCGACGAACCAGGCGTAGGTGTAGAGTTGTGCGAAGAAGGACGGCACGGCTATCGAACCGCCCGAAACCTGGGCCAGGAAGCCCGGCGCGTTGAAGCCGATGCCGACGGCGACGGCGACGATGGCGCGCCAGTTCACGCCGCCGCGGTAGCTGTACGCGCCGTCGACGGCATAGAGATCCGCGACCGCCAGCCGTCGCCGCCGCAGGATGAAGTAATCGACCAGCATCACGCCGGCGATCGAGCCGAGCATGGCGCTGTAGCCGATCAACCAGGTGAAGATGTAGTTCGAGAGATCCGTGTAGAGCTTCCAGGGCATGATCAGGATGCCGATGGTCCCCGTGATCAGGCCGCCGCGCCTGAAGCTGATCGACCGCGGCCGCAGGTTGGCGAAGTCGTTCGCGGGCGAGACGACGTTGGCCGCGATGTTCGTCGACAGGGTGGCCACCGTCAGGGCGAAGAGGGCGAAGGCCACGGTCAGCTTGTTGTCGAAGCGGCCGAGCAGCTGGACCGGGTCCCAGATCGCCTCGCCGAAGATCACCACCGTCGCGCAGGTGACGGCGATGCCGATGAAGGAGTAGAAGGCCATCGTCGTGGGCAGGCCGATCAGCTGGCCGAGCATCTGGTCCCGCTGCGAGCGGGCGTAGCGGGAGAAGTCGGGGATGTTCAGGGACAGCGTCGCCCAGAAGCCGACCATGGCGGTGAGATTGGGCCAGAAGGCGCGCCAGAAATCGAAGCCGCCCGGCAGTTCGCCGCGCACCCTGGCCACCGTGTCCGCCGCGAGCACCACGTCCAGACCGCCCGCGCCCCTGATCCCCCAGATCAGCAGCCCGGCGCCGATCAGCAGCAGGAACGGCGCCGCGAAGGTCTCGAGGCGCTTGATGGTGTCGATCCCCCTGACGATCACCGCGATGTTGATGGCCCAGAAGGCGAGGAAGCCGAACAGCTGTCCCCAGGACAATCCCAGCACCGGCAGCATCTGTGCGGGACCCGCCGGCTCGTTGCCGAGGATCACCAGCGTCAGGGTGTAGATGGCCGAGCCGCCGATCCAGGTCTGGATCCCGAACCAGCCGCAGGCCACCAGCGCCCGCATCATCGCCGGGATGTTGGCGCCCACGGTGCCGAACGACGCGCGCAACAGGACGGGGAAGGGGATGCCGTAGCGTGTCCCCGCATGGGCGTTCAGCATCATCTGCAACAGGACGATCAGGTTGCCCAGCGCGATGGTCAGCAGCGCCTGCTTCCAGGACATGCCCTGCGAGATGAGACCGGCCGCCAGCGTGTAGGTGGGTATGCAGACGGCCATGCCCACCCACAGGGCGGCGATGTTCCACAGGCTCCAGCTGCGGTTCGCGGCGGAGACCGGCGCCAGATCCTCGTTGTAGAGGGGGGAGTCGGTGATGCCGTGCCCGAGGCCCATCGGCTCAGGGCCTGACCGTGGCGTTGTAGGTTTCCGGCCGGCGGTCGCGATAGAACTGCCAGACGTTCCGCACCTCGCGGATCACGTCCAGGTCCAGGTCGCAGACCACCACCGCATCGCCCTCGCGCGGTCCCTGCTCGAGGATCTGGCCCCGCGGATCGGCGAAGTAGGACGACCCGTAGAACTCGCCTATGGCCCACGGCTGCTCGACGCCCGGCCGGTTGATGGCGCCAACGTAATAGATGTTGGCGCAGGCGGCGGCCGGCTGCTCCAGCCGCCAGAGGTACTCGCTCAGCCCCGCGACGGTGGCCGAGGGGTTGAAGACGATCTCGGCGCCGCCCAGGCCCAGTTCGCGCCAGCCCTCGGGAAAGTGGCGGTCGTAGCAGATGTAGACGCCGACCTTGCCGACCCTGGTGTCGAAGACGGGATAGCCCAGGTTGCCGGGCCGGAAGTAGAACTTCTCCCAGAAGCCCGGATTGCAGTGGGGTATGTGATTCTTGCGGTACTTGCCCAGGAACGCGCCGTCGGCGTCGATCACCGCGGCGGTGTTGTAGTACACGCCGGTCAGGTCCTCCTCGTACATCGAGACGACCAGCACCATGCCGTGCTTCGCGGCCAGCTCCTGCATCAGCCTGGTGGTCGGGCCGTCGGGGATGCGTTCGGTCAGCTCGTACCAGCGCTCGTCCTGCTCGGCGCAGAAATAGGGACCGTAGAAGAGCTCCTGCAGGCAGGCGATCTGCGCACCCTTGGCCGCGGCCTCCTCGATCAGGGCCACGTTCTTGTCGATCATGGCCTGCTTGATCCTGGCCGTCGGTGCGTTCGCGTCCTCGCACAGGGTGGCCTGGATCAAGGCGCTGCGTACTATCCGTCCCATGCTTTCGGCTCCCGGGTTGGTCCCGTCTGGATCGATCACGATCGAATTAAAAAGATTACTCCAGATACGTGGGCGGAGCCAGAGAAAGATAGGTTGATGAATGACAGGGCCGTGACGATCCTTTGCGGGTGCCGGCTGCGTCCGGCGGTCCGAGGGCGATCCCGCGCTCAAGCACGATCTTCCGGATTCCCGCGAGCACCGGCCCATCCCCAGGAGGCCCCGATGGCTGACGGACAATGGAAACACCCGCCCGCGATGATCGAGGACCTCGATGATGTCGTCCGCGCCACCATCACCACCGCCAGGGGCGACATCGTGCTCGACCTCTATGCCGGATACGCGCCGACGACCGTCAACAACTTCGTTTTCCTGGCGCGCGAGGGCTTCTACGACGGCGTCACGTTCCACCGCGTGATCGGCGACTTCATGATCCAGGGCGGCGACCCGACCGGCACCGGCAGCGGCGGTCCCGGCTACCGCTTCGCGGACGAGTTCGCGGGCAACCCGCTGCGCCACGAGGCCGGCGTCATCTCCATGGCCAACGCCGGGCCGGGCACCAACGGCAGCCAGTTCTTCATCACCCATTCGCCGCAGCCGCACCTCGACGGCCGTCACACCGTCTTCGGCAAGATCGTCGAGGGGCGGGACGTGGTCGATGCCATCGAGCAGGGCGACGTCATGGAGCGCATACAGGTTTAGATGGTGGCAGTCTGGCACGATCTCGGCTACAATCCGGCCGGATGTTGCCCGATC from bacterium encodes the following:
- a CDS encoding aldehyde dehydrogenase family protein, which produces MTEKLKNYIGGKLVAAKADAYLPVTNPATGETIVEVPLCGAAELDRAVAAAAAAQKAWAETPLKDRVQVLFRMKHIVEREQDRLAEVVVRENGKTMAEALGSIIRGVECIEYASSLPQIATDRVLMVGQGVECRTQRYPLGVVAGITPFNFPFMVPLWMVPLAIGTGNAFILKPSEQTPLGGMETAEILHEAGLPDGVFSVVHGGREMVESICDHPGIAAVGFVGSTK
- the hydA gene encoding dihydropyrimidinase; its protein translation is MAYDKIITGGTVVTPEGERAVDVAIAGGKIAALAAGLAAEPAGAEVIDAGGHIVFPGVLDVHVHLELPFCGTVSSDDYRSGTRAGARGGVTTLIDFAIPYGDDTLRDAVDNWHAKAEGKALIDYAFHVCITDWNRHQSDVEPLIAEGIPTFKEFMIYESEGWMSDDRTLFNTLERMRDLGGMLMVHAESARVLDELIARYHTPEQMKKQGAYLHTLSRPDYIEAEAIQRAITWSEITGGPLFVVHMSTGRGADLIRDAQQRGVKVLAETCAQYLSLDDSVFKREDGHLFATCPQLKTKADAARLWQGLKDGEVSNISTDTCTFTRAQKAMWKGDFTKIPMGMPGLETLLPVCYTDGVLGGRLTLTELAEKLAGNPARIMGLAPRKGAVAVGADADLCIFHPGSTLQVDPARMETNCDWNPYAGRELAGFSRTTISRGEVVVDDYKVVGKAGRGQWLPRKSAGGNDD
- a CDS encoding aspartate aminotransferase family protein, yielding MSTLPPCGHTPRPYDGPTKDEVRALRAAYCHPVIFTLYKEPLMIVEGALQYLFDETGKRYLDLFAGIVTVSCGHSHPVVNRRVIEQVEKLQHATTLYLHPNFPQLGAKLAAKMPDGLDVTYFTNSGSEANELAIAMARMYTGREDVIAVRNAYHGGTTTAMGLTSHSTWKFPLHTGGRVHHAACPDPYRSKFAGSPEQIATKCAEDIRELIRFSTPGQVAAFIAEPIQGVGGVTCGAANYLPEAYAVIREHGGVCIADEVQTGFGRTGDHYWGFENYGVKPDMVVMAKGIGNGFPLGAVTTTAEIAAAFTSRIHFNTFGGNPVSMAAGAAVLDVIEQEQLQKNCREVGGRFKAGLQKLQQTHDLIGDVRGKGLMLGVELVRDRVTKEPANTEAIALLEIAKDQGLLVGKGGFYGNVLRIKPPMCITTADVEFALEVLDDALGRV
- a CDS encoding NCS1 family nucleobase:cation symporter-1, whose product is MGLGHGITDSPLYNEDLAPVSAANRSWSLWNIAALWVGMAVCIPTYTLAAGLISQGMSWKQALLTIALGNLIVLLQMMLNAHAGTRYGIPFPVLLRASFGTVGANIPAMMRALVACGWFGIQTWIGGSAIYTLTLVILGNEPAGPAQMLPVLGLSWGQLFGFLAFWAINIAVIVRGIDTIKRLETFAAPFLLLIGAGLLIWGIRGAGGLDVVLAADTVARVRGELPGGFDFWRAFWPNLTAMVGFWATLSLNIPDFSRYARSQRDQMLGQLIGLPTTMAFYSFIGIAVTCATVVIFGEAIWDPVQLLGRFDNKLTVAFALFALTVATLSTNIAANVVSPANDFANLRPRSISFRRGGLITGTIGILIMPWKLYTDLSNYIFTWLIGYSAMLGSIAGVMLVDYFILRRRRLAVADLYAVDGAYSYRGGVNWRAIVAVAVGIGFNAPGFLAQVSGGSIAVPSFFAQLYTYAWFVGLALSGLVFLALGSSSPQSTKEVAS
- a CDS encoding acyltransferase, which encodes MGRIVRSALIQATLCEDANAPTARIKQAMIDKNVALIEEAAAKGAQIACLQELFYGPYFCAEQDERWYELTERIPDGPTTRLMQELAAKHGMVLVVSMYEEDLTGVYYNTAAVIDADGAFLGKYRKNHIPHCNPGFWEKFYFRPGNLGYPVFDTRVGKVGVYICYDRHFPEGWRELGLGGAEIVFNPSATVAGLSEYLWRLEQPAAACANIYYVGAINRPGVEQPWAIGEFYGSSYFADPRGQILEQGPREGDAVVVCDLDLDVIREVRNVWQFYRDRRPETYNATVRP
- a CDS encoding peptidylprolyl isomerase, which codes for MADGQWKHPPAMIEDLDDVVRATITTARGDIVLDLYAGYAPTTVNNFVFLAREGFYDGVTFHRVIGDFMIQGGDPTGTGSGGPGYRFADEFAGNPLRHEAGVISMANAGPGTNGSQFFITHSPQPHLDGRHTVFGKIVEGRDVVDAIEQGDVMERIQV